In one window of Acidobacteriota bacterium DNA:
- a CDS encoding adenylosuccinate synthase, whose amino-acid sequence MANIIVIGAQWGDEGKGKIVDLFTPFFDIVARYQGGHNAGHTVIAGGRKYVLHLIPSGILHPGKLCVIGNGVVIDPEALKREIGELAEGGISCRDRLFISDRAHIILDYHRLAEQGDEERRGAERIGTTNRGIGPAYEDKMARRGLRVCDLGNPRTVRSRVEESARVKHSLLPEAAGGIRVEDICARAARLGRELQEYFCDTAEILNRAIDEGKSVLFEGAQGTLLDVDHGTYPFVTASSATAGGASTGTGVGPTRIDGVVGISKAYTTRVGEGPFPTELQGGIGEHIRERGQEFGASTGRPRRCGWFDAVVVRYARLINGLGSLVITKMDVLDDLDEIRICTGYRYKGERLRSFPPEVAVLERCEPEYLSVKGWRAPTAGIRDYGELPPLARDYVRRLSDLVETEISVVSTGPDRAETVIVSPDSRLESWLPLHRAGASD is encoded by the coding sequence ATGGCCAACATAATCGTCATCGGGGCCCAGTGGGGGGATGAGGGCAAGGGCAAGATCGTGGACCTGTTCACCCCCTTTTTCGACATAGTCGCGCGCTACCAGGGGGGGCACAACGCCGGTCATACGGTCATTGCCGGCGGCAGGAAGTATGTCCTTCACCTGATTCCGTCCGGAATCCTGCACCCCGGAAAGCTGTGTGTCATCGGCAACGGCGTGGTCATCGACCCGGAAGCCCTCAAGCGGGAGATCGGGGAACTGGCGGAGGGGGGGATCAGCTGCCGGGACCGGCTCTTCATCAGCGACCGGGCCCACATCATCCTGGACTACCACCGGCTGGCGGAGCAGGGGGACGAGGAGCGCCGGGGGGCCGAGCGGATCGGAACCACCAACCGGGGGATCGGCCCGGCCTACGAGGACAAGATGGCGCGCCGGGGCCTGCGCGTATGCGACCTGGGGAATCCGCGGACGGTGCGCTCCCGCGTGGAGGAAAGCGCCCGGGTCAAGCACTCGCTCCTCCCGGAAGCGGCCGGCGGGATCCGGGTGGAGGACATCTGCGCCCGCGCCGCGCGGCTGGGACGGGAACTGCAGGAATACTTCTGCGATACCGCCGAAATCCTGAACCGCGCCATCGACGAGGGGAAAAGCGTGCTGTTCGAGGGGGCGCAGGGCACCCTGCTCGACGTGGACCATGGGACCTATCCCTTCGTGACGGCGTCGAGCGCCACCGCGGGGGGTGCTTCGACCGGGACCGGCGTCGGACCCACCCGTATCGACGGCGTGGTCGGGATATCCAAGGCGTATACCACCCGGGTCGGGGAGGGTCCTTTCCCGACCGAACTGCAGGGCGGCATCGGGGAGCATATCCGGGAGCGCGGGCAGGAATTCGGGGCCTCCACCGGAAGGCCGCGCCGGTGCGGGTGGTTCGACGCCGTCGTCGTCCGATACGCGCGGCTGATCAACGGGCTCGGCTCCCTGGTGATCACCAAGATGGACGTTCTCGACGACCTCGACGAAATCAGGATCTGCACCGGGTACCGGTACAAGGGGGAGCGTCTCCGTTCCTTCCCGCCCGAGGTGGCGGTGCTGGAGCGGTGTGAACCGGAATATCTCAGCGTCAAGGGATGGCGCGCGCCGACGGCCGGAATCCGGGATTACGGGGAGCTGCCGCCCCTGGCGCGGGATTACGTCAGGCGGCTGTCGGACCTGGTCGAGACGGAGATCAGCGTGGTCTCGACCGGCCCGGACCGTGCGGAAACGGTTATCGTCTCCCCCGACTCGCGCCTGGAGTCGTGGCTCCCGCTCCACCGCGCCGGCGCCTCCGATTGA
- the trxA gene encoding thioredoxin, with product MSEKVGEVGDQNFESEVLNSPVPVLVDFWAAWCAPCRMLAPVVDSIAEKYEGRAKVLKLNVDENTLTSGKYNIKGIPTLLLFKDGMVKEQIVGNTTQGAISKMIDNHLNG from the coding sequence ATGAGCGAAAAAGTTGGCGAAGTCGGGGATCAGAATTTTGAATCCGAGGTCCTGAATTCTCCTGTGCCGGTGCTGGTGGATTTCTGGGCGGCCTGGTGCGCCCCCTGCCGGATGCTGGCCCCCGTGGTCGACTCCATCGCCGAAAAATACGAGGGTCGCGCGAAGGTACTGAAGTTGAATGTCGATGAAAACACCCTGACCTCAGGCAAATACAATATCAAGGGGATTCCCACCCTGCTGCTGTTCAAGGACGGCATGGTCAAGGAACAGATCGTGGGGAACACCACCCAGGGCGCCATCTCCAAAATGATCGACAACCATCTCAACGGGTAG
- the rsmA gene encoding ribosomal RNA small subunit methyltransferase A translates to MEAYTRLVKPNAPEAKKRFGQHFLRDTGVLDRIVRWIAPAPGDLFLEIGAGTGALSRLLAGYAERLWAVELDRDCLPLLEDALAPFPGASVIGADILKFDFGLLPAPGPGQRLRVAGNLPYNIATATIGRLFDARLEAADMFFMLQLEVAQRIAAPPGSRLYGYLSVRCQYQAEVRMGFRVSPSCFVPRPAVSSAMIALTPRAGRRGPGWEAHFDLLCKGAFAHRRKTLGNSLSLHPELGKIAPALLEAAGIDGRRRAEDLSVEEYVRLASAFHDHFVPYAADPGV, encoded by the coding sequence ATGGAAGCGTACACACGCCTTGTCAAGCCCAATGCTCCCGAGGCCAAGAAACGATTTGGCCAGCATTTTCTACGAGATACGGGGGTTCTGGACCGCATTGTCCGCTGGATCGCACCCGCCCCCGGGGACCTGTTTCTCGAAATCGGCGCGGGCACCGGAGCGCTCTCCCGCCTGCTGGCCGGATACGCGGAGCGACTCTGGGCCGTGGAACTGGACCGGGACTGCCTCCCGCTGCTCGAGGACGCGCTGGCACCCTTCCCGGGTGCCTCCGTGATCGGGGCCGATATCCTGAAGTTCGATTTCGGCCTCCTCCCCGCGCCCGGTCCCGGACAGAGACTGCGGGTGGCCGGCAATCTTCCCTACAATATCGCCACCGCCACGATCGGGAGGCTCTTCGACGCCCGCCTCGAGGCGGCGGACATGTTTTTCATGCTGCAGCTCGAGGTGGCCCAGCGGATCGCCGCCCCGCCGGGCTCCAGGCTCTACGGGTACCTGTCCGTGCGCTGCCAGTACCAGGCCGAGGTGCGCATGGGCTTCCGGGTTTCCCCCTCCTGCTTCGTCCCGCGCCCCGCGGTGTCCTCGGCCATGATCGCCCTGACCCCCCGCGCCGGGCGCCGCGGGCCAGGCTGGGAGGCCCATTTCGACCTCCTCTGCAAGGGGGCCTTCGCCCATCGCCGCAAGACCCTCGGCAATTCCCTCTCGCTCCACCCGGAGCTGGGAAAAATCGCCCCGGCGCTGCTGGAAGCGGCCGGGATCGACGGCAGGCGCCGGGCCGAAGACCTTTCGGTGGAGGAGTACGTGCGGCTGGCCTCGGCGTTCCATGATCATTTCGTGCCTTACGCCGCCGATCCGGGTGTTTAA
- a CDS encoding ribonuclease J — MSEDKMELVPLGGLGEFGMNMMAVRYGEDILVVDAGLMFPREDLLGVDRVIPDFAYLFEHRDRVRGIVLTHGHEDHIGALPYLLEDFSIPVYGTRLTLGLLRGRLRESGLLEHSDLRPVRARDLLDFGRIRVEILAMTHSLADSIGLAITTPAGTVIHTGDFKLDSAPLNRSVTDYARIAQLGEEGVLALLSDSTNSERRGFTPPEINVRSGLEGIFHLCRRKIVVACFASSIHRIQIVLDLARAFGRRVAVLGRSMKDNIRIASELGYLTVPPDLLLEPGAAKTIPDEELLVLCTGSQGEPLAALTRLAFDKQKDISVTPGDAVILSARVIPGHEGRISRLVNHFCRRGARVFDEGHWTTHVSGHASAEELKIMLNLARPRFFVPVHGEYRQLFAHTLLARETGIDAENILLAESGDIIELTPSGIRVAGKAPVGRRLIDSGGVAELDEVVIGDRQHLSEEGVVLAVVAVNKGTGAVERVSELISRGHIQEAEGAAFLAEARQAAFLALEECSEEERRDSGVLTEVVRVALKRYFRKRTGTRPMIVPVIIEV, encoded by the coding sequence GTGAGCGAAGACAAAATGGAACTCGTTCCCCTGGGCGGCCTGGGGGAATTCGGGATGAACATGATGGCGGTCCGCTACGGGGAGGATATCCTGGTCGTGGACGCCGGCCTCATGTTCCCGCGTGAAGACCTGCTGGGCGTCGACCGGGTGATCCCCGATTTCGCCTACCTGTTCGAGCACCGCGACCGGGTGCGCGGGATCGTGCTGACCCACGGTCACGAGGACCACATCGGGGCCCTCCCCTACCTGCTCGAAGACTTTTCGATCCCGGTGTACGGAACCCGGCTGACCCTGGGCCTCCTGCGCGGCCGGCTCAGGGAGAGCGGCCTTCTCGAACACAGCGATCTCAGGCCCGTCCGGGCGCGCGACCTCCTGGATTTCGGGCGGATCCGGGTCGAAATCCTCGCCATGACCCACAGCCTCGCCGACAGCATCGGGCTGGCGATCACCACCCCGGCGGGCACCGTCATCCACACGGGCGATTTCAAGCTCGATTCCGCCCCCCTCAACCGCTCCGTCACCGACTACGCCCGCATCGCGCAGCTCGGGGAGGAGGGGGTGCTGGCCCTGCTCAGCGACAGCACCAACAGCGAGCGGCGCGGTTTCACCCCCCCGGAAATCAACGTCCGGAGCGGCCTGGAAGGGATCTTCCACCTCTGCCGGCGCAAGATCGTCGTCGCCTGCTTCGCTTCGAGCATCCACCGGATCCAGATCGTCCTGGACCTTGCCCGGGCCTTCGGCCGCCGGGTCGCGGTGCTCGGCCGCAGCATGAAGGACAACATCCGGATCGCCTCGGAGCTGGGTTATCTCACCGTCCCCCCGGACCTCCTGCTGGAACCGGGCGCGGCGAAGACGATCCCGGACGAGGAGCTGCTCGTGCTCTGCACGGGGAGCCAGGGGGAGCCCCTGGCCGCGCTGACCCGCCTCGCCTTCGACAAGCAGAAGGATATCTCCGTCACGCCGGGGGACGCCGTCATCCTCAGCGCGCGCGTGATCCCCGGGCACGAGGGAAGGATCTCCCGCCTCGTCAACCATTTCTGCCGCCGGGGAGCGCGCGTCTTCGACGAGGGGCACTGGACGACGCACGTCTCCGGGCACGCCAGCGCCGAGGAGCTGAAAATCATGCTCAACCTCGCCCGCCCCAGGTTCTTCGTCCCCGTCCACGGGGAATACCGGCAGCTTTTCGCCCACACCCTCCTGGCGCGTGAAACCGGGATCGACGCGGAAAACATCCTCCTGGCCGAATCGGGCGACATCATCGAGCTGACCCCCTCCGGCATCCGCGTCGCGGGCAAGGCGCCGGTCGGACGCCGCCTGATCGATTCCGGCGGCGTGGCGGAACTGGACGAGGTCGTGATCGGCGACCGGCAGCACCTGTCGGAGGAGGGGGTGGTCCTGGCCGTCGTCGCCGTCAACAAGGGGACCGGCGCCGTCGAGAGGGTGTCCGAACTGATCAGCCGGGGCCACATCCAGGAGGCGGAGGGGGCCGCCTTCCTGGCCGAGGCCCGCCAGGCCGCCTTCCTGGCGCTCGAGGAGTGCAGCGAAGAGGAGCGCCGCGACTCCGGGGTCCTCACCGAGGTGGTGCGGGTCGCGCTGAAAAGATACTTTCGCAAACGGACGGGAACGCGGCCCATGATCGTACCCGTCATTATCGAAGTCTAA